The Streptomyces collinus DNA segment TGGACCGGCTCGGCGAGGAGCACCTGGACGGCTTCCGCCAGGAGAAGTCGAAGGCGCCGCACGCGCTGTCGTCGTACCCGCACCCGCGGTCGATGCCGGACTTCTGGGAGTTTCCGACGGTGTCGATGGGCCTCGGCCCGATCGGTGCGATCTACCAGGCGCGGATGAACCGCTACATGGAGGCGCGCGGAATCGCCGACACCTCGAAGTCGCAGGTGTGGGCGTTCCTCGGCGACGGCGAGATGGACGAGCCGGAGTCGCTGGGCCAGCTGTCCATCGCCGCCCGCGAGGGCCTGGACAACCTCACGTTCGTCGTCAACTGCAACCTCCAGCGCCTCGACGGCCCGGTGCGCGGCAACGGAAAGATCATCCAGGAGCTGGAGTCGATCTTCCGCGGCGCCGGCTGGAACGTGATCAAGCTGGTCTGGGACCGCAGCTGGGACCCGCTGCTCGCCCAGGACCGCGACGGCGTGCTGGTCAACAAGATGAACACCACGCCGGACGGGCAGTTCCAGACATACGCCACGGAGACCGGCGCGTACATCCGGGACCACTTCTTCGGTGACGACCACCGGCTGCGGGCGATGGTCGAGGGCATGACCGACGACCAGATCCTGCACCTGGGCCGCGGCGGTCACGACCACAAGAAGATCTTCGCGGCGTACAAGGCGGCCGCGGAGCACAAGGGCCAGCCGACGGTGATCCTCGCCAAGACGATCAAGGGCTGGACGCTGGGCCCGAACTTCGAGGGCCGCAACGCCACGCACCAGATGAAGAAGCTGACGGTCGACGACCTCAAGCGCTTCCGCGACCGTCTGCACCTGCCGATCCCGGACAAGGAGCTGGAGTCCGGCGTGCCGCCGTACTACCACCCGGGCCGGGACTCGGAGGAGATCCAGTACATGCACGACCGCCGCAAGTCCCTCGGCGGTTACGTCCCCACCCGCGTGGTCCGCTCCAAGCCGCTGGCGCTGCCCGAGGACAAGACGTACGCGACCGTGAAGAAGGGCTCGGGTCAGCAGTCCATCGCGACGACGATGGCCTTCGTGCGGCTCCTGAAGGACCTCATGCGGGACAAGGAGATCGGCAAGCGCTTCGTGCTGATCGCGCCGGACGAGTACCGCACGTTCGGCATGGACTCGTTCTTCCCGAGTGCGAAGATCTACAACCCGCTCGGCCAGCAGTACGAGTCGGTCGACCGCGACCTGCTGCTCGCCTACAAGGAGGCGCCGAACGGCCAGATGCTGCACGACGGCATCTCCGAGGCGGGCTGCACGGCGTCGCTGATCGCCGCCGGCTCCGCGTACGCGACCCACGGCGAGCCGCTCATCCCGGTCTACGTCTTCTACTCGATGTTCGGTTTCCAGCGCACCGGCGACCAGTTCTGGCAGATGGCCGACCAGCTGGCGCGCGGTTTCGTCCTGGGTGCGACCGCCGGCCGTACGACCCTGACCGGTGAGGGCCTCCAGCACGCGGACGGACACTCGCAGCTGCTGGCCTCGACGAACCCGGGCTGCGTCGCCTACGACCCGGCGTTCGGCTTCGAGATCGCCCACATCGTCAAGGACGGCCTGCGCCGGATGTACGGCGGCTCCGAGGAGCACCCGCACGGCGAGGACGTCTTCTACTACCTGACCGTCTACAACGAGCCCATCCAGCA contains these protein-coding regions:
- the aceE gene encoding pyruvate dehydrogenase (acetyl-transferring), homodimeric type, which encodes MASASDRNPIIIGGLPSQVPDFDPEETQEWLDSLDAAVDERGRERARYLMLRLIERAREKRVAVPEMRSTDYVNTIPTKSEPFFPGNEDIERKVLNATRWNAAVMVSRAQRPGIGVGGHIATFASSASLYDVGFNHFFRGKDEGDGGDQVFFQGHASPGIYARAFLLDRLGEEHLDGFRQEKSKAPHALSSYPHPRSMPDFWEFPTVSMGLGPIGAIYQARMNRYMEARGIADTSKSQVWAFLGDGEMDEPESLGQLSIAAREGLDNLTFVVNCNLQRLDGPVRGNGKIIQELESIFRGAGWNVIKLVWDRSWDPLLAQDRDGVLVNKMNTTPDGQFQTYATETGAYIRDHFFGDDHRLRAMVEGMTDDQILHLGRGGHDHKKIFAAYKAAAEHKGQPTVILAKTIKGWTLGPNFEGRNATHQMKKLTVDDLKRFRDRLHLPIPDKELESGVPPYYHPGRDSEEIQYMHDRRKSLGGYVPTRVVRSKPLALPEDKTYATVKKGSGQQSIATTMAFVRLLKDLMRDKEIGKRFVLIAPDEYRTFGMDSFFPSAKIYNPLGQQYESVDRDLLLAYKEAPNGQMLHDGISEAGCTASLIAAGSAYATHGEPLIPVYVFYSMFGFQRTGDQFWQMADQLARGFVLGATAGRTTLTGEGLQHADGHSQLLASTNPGCVAYDPAFGFEIAHIVKDGLRRMYGGSEEHPHGEDVFYYLTVYNEPIQHPAEPENVDVDGILKGLYRFSEGTSGEIPAQVLASGVALPWAIEAQKILAEDWNVKADVWSATSWNELRREAVSCEEHNLLHPEEEQRVPYVTRKLADAQGPVVAVSDWMRAVPDQISRWVPQTYQSLGADGFGFADTRGAARRFFHIDAQSIVVGVLTELAREGKVDRSVLKQAIDRYQLLDVSAADPGAAGGDA